Genomic segment of Arachis hypogaea cultivar Tifrunner chromosome 16, arahy.Tifrunner.gnm2.J5K5, whole genome shotgun sequence:
aatttataaaattaatgttatattatcaataaatattactatttttagttattatttaattagtaataatttgtatttatatttatatattttataaacaaaaaacatatcatttatatttatatttataaaaattttatacatatgaattaatataatttatacttatattttttagtatttatgctcataaattaataaaatttatttattaaaaataatttaatatttatgttaataaaatgataattaaaactactaaaaatgactaattttcaaaaaattttcaatttataaaTGCTATTTACCGTTGAACATATAGTTTAGCTTACAAGGATTTGTACCTGtacaactaattaattattttaggttcaaattttagatacggacgtattaaaattaaaaaaaaaaattattattagtaagCTAATAAGCTATGATAGAGTTAGGAAGATAACAACATGAAATTATCATGTCtaactaaatatttaaaattttatatatataatattcataattacatatttattatttttaatattatttaattattttaataaaaattacaaaatataaaataaaataaattaaaattattttatattaattttttattatttttcaaatatttttaagtaaATTAATAGTCTTATTTAATTCGAATTAaattgtttttaataaaaaaaatacatagactaaccaataaattaatttaatgattaatttgaGTTGATTGAATAGTCAACTCACTTGTGAACTTAAATAAATATgacagattaatttttataatctcATCTAAGAAAtacctaaaaaaaagaaagaagacatATATTCTTTAATATGATCACGTGATGATCATAAGTTTCTCTAAAAAGTAAAGGGTTCtaatactctatatatatagaGACATATCAACCAAATCAAAATACACAACTACAATATAATTTTTCTTCTCAATCTCTTTATAAAGCTATATAGAACTCATTATTTTAGCTAAAAAATGGAAGTTAAAGTTGAAATCATCTCTAGAGAAGATATTAGACCTTCTTCTCCCACACCCTCTCACCTAAGAACCTTCAAACACTCCCTTTTAGATCAATTTGTTCCTTTTCCTCATGCACGGATCATTCTATTCTACACCACCTCACAAaatctctctgaattttcgaagaGACTAGAGTTATTTAAACAATCATTATCTGAAATCCTAACACAATTCTATCCTTTTGCTGGAAAGATCAAAGATGATTTGTCCATTGATTGCAATGATGAAGGTGCTAACCTTGTAGTAGCAAAAGTGAATTGTCCTATTTCAAAGTTGTTAAAAAAGCCTGATTTGAATTCACTGAACAAGTTTATTCAAACTAAAACTACTCCATACTTTGAAGAAGAAACAATGATAGGAGCTCATGTGATTAACATTCAAGTTAATGTCTTTGATTGTGGTGGAATTGCAATTGGATTTTCTTTTTTACATAGGATCAGTGATGGACAGAAAGAATCGGCTGCAACCACAATTCAAAACTTTTGACAGAACCAAATTTTGCTACAAATTCGCTGTTCCCTACAAGTACTTTACATTTCAGAGACTTGTCAAGAAAAACATGGGGTTCCATTTTTAGGAAAGGAAAATGGGTCACAAGGAGGTTTGTGTTCAAAAATTCTGCTATTGCCACACTCAAAGCTCAAGTAGTGGCAAAATTGAAGAATCATCCTAATACTCCTCCTACACGTGTTCAAATAGTTTCTGCCTTGCTGTGGAGGTATTTTATGGCTGCGTCGAAGGATCAATTTGGAACTCAAAGGCCTTCTATACTGATTAACACGCTGAACCTTCGCCGAAGAATGGAAGAGTCTCTACATCCTGAGAATTCTATAGGAAATTTTCTATGGTTGACACCTTTAGAACACATGAGTAATAGTAAAGATGATGAGTTGAGGTTGGATGAGTTGGTGAGTAAATTGAAAAAGTCAATTGAACAAGTTGATAAGGATTTGGTTGCAAGATTGCAAAGTGACGAGGAAGGGAGTTCAATCATAGAAAATGCTCTTAGGAAAATTAGCGGTGAAACATGGTCTAATAATAAGGGTGATGAGGCATTGGAAAGATTAGGTATTACTAGTTGGTGTAACTTTGGAGTCTATGATTTTGATTTTGGATGGGGAAAACCTATGTGGGTGAGTACTATTGGTTTCGAAAGTAATTCAGTGTTAATGAATATGTTAATCTTGATTGATACTAAGTTCAAAGATGGTATAGAAGCTTGGGTTACCttggatgaagagaaaatgaaGCATTTGGTGTCAAACACTGAATTACTCACTTATGCAACTCTTGATCCAAGTCCTTTGGCAGTGTCTAACTCAAGGTTATAGGCTTGAATctgttcattttcttctttatcaTTAGCCACTTCTTGTTCATAATGAAAGAGAATTAATTGACTAAGTAATTAAAAAAACACGTATGTACTAAGGAGAAATTATTATAGTGTATTTCATATTTTAGTCAAAACTTCTTGTAATTCTCACAATAAAGTGGGTTAATGATTATTAAGCTCCAtctattatattatatagtaaagaaaaatgaattaatttgatgTTTTAATTAAATAGTGTTTTTGGTTTGGTTTGTAAGTTCTTCGTACTTCGGATGTtttgagattttgaattttttcccCCTTAAAttgatgttaaaaaaaaaatgaatataagaAGTTTGTGTTCATGCAAATAAGAAGAGAGGTTAATAACATGTCCTATATATGTTAGTCAAAAGAGCTTATGATTTCTATGATATCAGAACTCCAAGACAAAGGAAATGAAATATAATGTGTATATTAATATGTACATGTTTCATGCACATGAACTGATATTACCAGCTACAAAATTACGGCATAGAAAAGTATAGGAGAACAATGAATTTAGTGAATAATGTAGTTATGTAtacagtaaatttttttttatttgtaatttttatagaggtatagtgtatttttatttattaaagcaattttaaaatttattatttatattgtttataaaaattattgtctaTCTAACAAAACCaatacattattattaatttggtagaaattcaaatgcaattaattTCAcgtaaataatttaattgatttgactaaatttttatctaatgattctcaactatcaacttcacaacATGAAGTGGTTATTACTCTCTAATAaccaatttgaataaaacttgACTACATACACGATTTGTACATGTATATACGTAGCAGGATTCGGTTATATGAGGCCGAGTTGGACTATTTTCATGTTTGTATTATAACTCTGAACAAATTAAAGCTCACTATTCTTTTAGAGATGAGATATCCAATGCAAGTGGTGGAAACCTATTGTCTTTAGGGTTGGCAtcctttatatataatttttagtgaTAATTATATtgagttttatattttatttaataatgaaCAACTATGTGTTAATTTTAatgtgcgaaaaaaaaaataaatacaaatacaaTTTAATCTATTAATTTATGCCTAATTTAAGAGTGAGAATATTTTTTTCTACTCCCAATTGTTTAgaaatattttcatataaaagtCACTTGTAGCCATCAAGCCATGGCCCGTAGGTCTCAATTTTTATCAtcaataaatgaaaatttaatcaatgataatatctataaaaaatgtttaattcaatcaatcaattttttttaaaaaaaatccaaagttTATCTAACTCTTTTAGTGATGCACTGAGCACGTGTCATTCTAAGaagtgatgataataataattttatggcAACCTGCCATTTGCCATATATGGTAAAAAGAATTAAGGAAAtgctatttaattttttaaattttttattagataaattagtgttcacataaatttatttatctctaatttgagaaaatgcataataatttttataattttattaaataatagtaaaaattaatatgtctatttttttttttaccaagagTGACGGCCATAGTTtatctaaattttataatttgggaCCGAGTAATCTAGCTTAAACTTAATAATAGTTAAAGCTCGCCGTCCTTCTCAATAAATACGTGTTTAATTTAGTGGGTATAAAATTAAATGAAGGGTTTTAATGGTCTAGAGAAGAGAGATTGAATAtatggtatttttttaatttgattaataaaatcacaaaattagaatttataattaaattactaTTTGGTTTGCGTATTGGATTATGtagaagataattttattttgttttataaatcataaaaaataaaataaaaacaaaaaaaaaatgatacttCTATATATCTTGGTTCAGTTATCTAGTGCAATGTAATGTGACTTGAATAATAAATCCGTCGCTTGATCCATCCTAGAAATGTGAACTACTTGTAACTGACCCTTATTTAGCTTATCTCTAATCGCTGAAAAtacttaattttattataaaaaattgggTTTGTTATGAGTAGTACATACAGtactaataacaacaacaacaaagttttGTCCTACTAAATGGGGTTGACTATATGAATCAAATGACGTTATTGTGCTCTATTATGTATCATGTCtatagagagaccgtttacatgtagatctcgtttgaccacctcatggatggtcttcttaggtcttcctctgatCTGCCTTTCACCCTTTGTCCATCtttcatctcatccaccctcctgactggatgttctatcagtctttttctcacatgtccaaaccacctgagacgcgattcaaccatctttttcacaatgggtgctactccaactctctcccttatatcttcgttccttattttatccaatcgcgtatgaccactcatccatctcaacatcttcatctctaccACACTCatcttatgttcgtgctcccctttaactgcccaacactccgtaccataaagcatagccggtcttatagcaatgcgatagaatttacttttaaattttaaaggcacttttttaatttgtcgcatataaaactagATGCACtccaccattttgaccaacctgcttggatcctatgatttacattttgttcaatctctccattatcctgtatgatgcacccaatatacttaaaacttttaactttttgtaggatgttttcttcaatcttcacctctatattagggttttcccttctcagactaaacttacattccatatattccgtcttgctatagcttatgcgcagaccatacacttctagagcttctctccataactccaacttcttatttaggtcttcccttgactctcccataaagacgatatcatcggcaaaaagcatgcaccatggcacaagctcttggatgtgctctgtgagtacttccaagactaatgtgaaaaggtatggacttaaggatgatccctggtgtaatcctataccaatagaaaattcctccgtcacaccaccttgagtcttcacactagttatggccccatcatacatgtctttaattgcacgaatatatgcgatccttactctcctcttttctaaaacctttcaTAAGACCTCCTTTGAtactctatcatacgctttttccaaatcaataaacaccatatgtagatcccttttattactacgatacctctccatcatccttcttaataggtatatcgcttcagtggtagatctgtctggcataaatccaaattgattctttgttacttgtgtctcttttctcaatctCCATTCTATCAccatttcccataacttcatggtatgactcataaACTTGATTcctctatagttttcgcaactttgtatatccccttattcttgtagataggtaccaaggtgctctttctccactcatcaggcatcttctttaatcttaaaatctcattaaaaagctaaTATTGTCACAAAAAATTATTGGTGCCATAACAATCTTAACATCCAACTCTTTAAGCAAGTTCTTCAACCAAGTTATCTCTGCTTCACAAGAGGTTAAGTTTTTTAAATTCTACATCAGTTGATGATCTACGTATAGTTTTTTGTTTTCTACAAGACCAAAAAAATCAAGTTAGTCCCAAGATATACACAATAATCAGAAACTGACCTCTTATCTTCAAGGTCTACTGCCCAATTTGAGTAAAAAAAAAAGGCATAGATTTTAGAATCATTTGATTTGTGCAGCACCAAACCTTGATATTTTGTACCTTGTAAATATCTTAAAACTCTTTTTGCTGCTTTCCAATGTGATAGCAGAAGATTTTGCATGAATTGACTTATTTTAAAAACTACAAAAAGACAAATCTAGTTGAGTAATGGTTACAAAGATTCTAGAATAGCTCTATATAATTTCGGATCTTTAAAGCTTTCAGACCCCGTAGAAAGAAGTTGAAGAGAGAAAACCATAGGCGTCGGCATAGGACTAGTAATTTTCATCCCTAATTTTAATAACAACTAAGATATATACTTAGTTTGGAACAAATGCAATGTCTATTAGCTTTTGAAGAATTTCAATGCCAAAGAAATAATTTAACTCTCCAAGATCTTTTAAAGAGAAAACAGAATCTAAATTCTTGATTAAATCATTGATTTGAGTTGCATTATTACCAGTGATTATAATGTCGATCGTGtatataacataatatatatatcacAGAACCTGGatctttattaataaataaaaatttatcagactttatattttaaaaactaaaagagtacaaaataGAACTCAACTTTAAGAATTATTCCGTTGGTGCTTATTTCAAGCCATAAAGAGATTTATTATAGCTTACACACATGAGAACCAGTCTTGTCCTCAAAACCAATGAATTGCATCATGTAAATAATTTGATGAAGATCTCCATTTAAGAAGGTCTTgttaaaatcaaactactttatAACCCATTTACAACTAAAATTTTACAATAGTAAATTAATggatctctcatcttataaacttctcactcttttttgttttctttgatgtgggactaacttcatacattcctcacacttgcaacgTTAACAAAAGCCTCATATTCTTCAAACATGGCCTGTTTCCAATAAGAAACAGTAAAAGCAGCATGTGTACAATGAGCTATTAAGTTACAAAATGAATATCTCCCATACTATCTAAAATAACCATTCGAGTATACtagcgataataaacatcttctcaAAAGCTTAAACTGATTTTAGGGTTCACCAAGGATTCAGATCTAGTACTCTAATactatgtcatgataccactcatcccaaaaggtTCAGCTGATAggaaaatgtaacactaatgattatatctctaatacttcctaaacctccattgtacacattgtataaatattccattggctcctcatactttcccttatttaaattattattgattttagTGAGATTTTATAAACCAATCTGAGAGTTATTTTGTTCAATTtgatcaagaacaatttgagTACCAGAAATAGGCTGCATAGCTGATTGCGTCTAAGTCATTTGTAAAaagattttcttttctaaattttgagTATCAACAATAGAAGTAGAATTGTGAGTATCATAAACTAAGTTAGAAGAAGTAgaattattaataatttgatgATTAGTGGTATTAAAATTAGTGGAGTAATTAGAGACATTAATCACAATTTTTTATAAAGATGGAAGGACAAGATTATTATGATCAATTAAACTGTAAAATGCAGGCTTAGAAACATTAGAATGGAAGAGAAATTAGCTGCAACATGATGAATGCAAAATACTTGAAATGTATGAGGAGGTAGTTAATTACTATCAAGAGCCTCCAGTGCAGCGCAGCCTTGAAACCATTGTGTTTGTCAGAGATCATCAAAATATCCTTTTGTGGAGTCACATTTTGCTACAAGTTGGTCAGAAAAAAGATAAGGACTCCGCATTTTTCTCTTCCATAAGTGCAAAAATAATGGGTAAGATATTCGAGTTTTCATCTTGCGCGATAGCCAAAAACAAAGTATTGCCATACTTGCCATACAAATGAGTACCGTCAATACTAACTAGCGGCTTGCAATATCGAAATGCCTCAATACAAAGAGAAAATATCCAGAAAAGATGATGAAAATACACGGTACCCTAAACCTGATCACCAACTCTAACCAGAGAAGTCTTCAACAGCGCAATGATTTCCTACTCCATGATGGACTACACTCTAAGGATCCAATGAGGCAACTCGTCATAGGACTCTTTCTAATCTCCATAGATCTGTATTATTGTCTTCTGTTTTGTCATTTAGACCTTCTTGTAACTAGGTCTGAATCCATAGGTTGCTTCAATAGCTTGCTGCAACACTTTTATTGTAACCGTAGCATCGGCTCTAACCAATGAAAAGATCCTCGCATAAAtaacatgataatcaacttgTTGATGATCTTTAAAATCGATGTAGTCAAGCAAGTGTGAGGTTCATTGTACCTTCTAATCTAAGTACTTTTTCATTATCGAAGTGTGATGCGAATTAACCACATGCAATCTTTACCGAACTCTTTGCATCTTCCATTGTACTTAAGATGATCTGACTCTATCACTCTGTACTCAACTCTACGATGAATGCTATAATCCTTTACACTCAACATAGCTTCCTCCTTATTTTAGAAGGATTGGCCAATTGAAATTCCGTAGCAAAAGTTCCCTCCTGCAATCCTTGACCCCCAAAGATAGGATCTATGTCCAGTTGTTAGCCAATGGCTTCCAAGTTTAAAGTTGAAAAATATGGAGGACGTTGTTGTGTGCTAGAACTTGATGGCCCCTAATGTGTAGGTGGATTGCTCCAGATATCCTTATCACTATCCCCAACAATGTCAACACACTCTTCGTCTGAATCATCCTCTCGCATCGCATTTTCAACTTGATCCGGTTCACCCTCACCTGCAATATCAGAAATCAAATGGGGGTAACCTAACTATCCCAACTGCAACAGATGGAGGATCAGCCAACAGACAAGCAGGCGCAACTACAGGCATCGAGGTAGAATCACCCCCCCAACATAGTCGACTGAGGATTTAGCGCTGATGTCTCAGAACTGTCGACACCATCTTCTAACTTGACATACAGCTCGTGTATTCTCACTTCCGAAAAACTTCGCCGACAATGAAACAAAACCTGCATATCTTTATCGGACCCTACACAAATGTTTCATACTTTACACCAATTGACACAACGGCAATAGGGATATTGTAAAATAATTTCTTTACCCACTTTGTCCCATACACCCCAACTTTTGCAACATACTGATTTAATTTTTAGCTCTGATAACATATTTGATGATTGGACAAAGACACTCAGTGGTTCTCTATTAGTAAACTTAACACCgtatcttttgtttttttaaatttttccagAGCAATGTACTAGAGTtaaaaaactctcctcactatccATTTGTGAAAATGACACTATATTTCTTGACAAACGCCTCATATTGGGTATTTATAAACAATTCTTTTATGCATAAACCGCTACTGTGTGCCATGGTTTATGCAAACCAATACTTCTTCAGAAACTGCTATAGCCACTCGCAGTTTTTAGTCAGCATAACTTCTTCAGAAATCGTTACACCCTGTAGTGATTTCTTCCCAGCATAAGTTTTCATGTAAACCGCTACATCATATAGCGAATTATGTTCAATTGGAAACCACTACATCTTGTAGCGGATTTTATAGATATAAAAAATTGCAATTTCGTATGCTGTATTAAAAAATTGTAATATgataaatttagtttttaaacaaTTTATATACGTAACTTgccttaaaaacaaataaaaatatttttttattaatcataaaatatttttgttgtttataATTATATCATCTGTAAATATTAATTTTCTCCAACACATATTGAATAATATAATGAGTGTATAAATCAATTaatgaattattaaaataaaataaaaatgattcatatattataaaaaaataagactatatataaatagttaattatCATTGATTGAATTAATGGATTCAACCAATTATCCGACGATCAAACTAATAATTCATTATCTCAATAGTTACCGATTTGATTTTGATAACTATGCTATCCATTTGCATACACTTATCAATTTCTCACTCCAAACCCTAATTAAGTTAATTTGATGATACAATAAAACAGCAGTCGAATTAAGCTAAGCATGAAGGTATACTGCTATACTTCAATTAGAATTCTAAGCCACAGGATAATTGTTCCTTCTAGGATCTTTAACCTGAATCTTCGAATGGGCATCAAAAGTACTATCATTCATGGCTATCCTTCTCCACTTTACAATTCTTTGATCCATCTTCTTGCTAAGCCCACAGTAAGATTGCAACTCTTTGGGCATGGCATCATAAACCTGCCACCATTTTTGGTGTGCCAAGTCACTAGCAAACATGCGGTACTCTTCTTTGTCCCAGTTGCAATCATAGTCCCGGTAACACATCCACGGTTTCAACCCTAAATAATGTATGGTGTACAAATCCTCCGGAatctcatcgtcatcatcatggTTCCCACTATTATTAGACCTAAAAGTTTTAAGCTTGTTTAGCTTTGATGGCGTCCTATGCCACCATGTGAAGACTTCATTTAAGAAACCTTGGTCACCTCCGTTATAAGATTTCACCTTGTGAATTTTGTCCAACATGTTCTCGAACATGCACTGTGACGGTTCAATCACCATGACCCCGGAATTAAACATAGCTTTCTCGTTGGGTGCAGCGGATAACTGCGGATAATAGAAGAAACCATGTATGCTCTTGAGAACAAGAACATCGGAATCTAGGAAGATGATTTTCTCGTACATTGTGAGTTCCCATATTCGAA
This window contains:
- the LOC112756758 gene encoding epi-neemfruitin B 7-O-acetyltransferse L7AT-like, translating into MAASKDQFGTQRPSILINTLNLRRRMEESLHPENSIGNFLWLTPLEHMSNSKDDELRLDELVSKLKKSIEQVDKDLVARLQSDEEGSSIIENALRKISGETWSNNKGDEALERLGITSWCNFGVYDFDFGWGKPMWVSTIGFESNSVLMNMLILIDTKFKDGIEAWVTLDEEKMKHLVSNTELLTYATLDPSPLAVSNSRL